The window ACCGCGAGCCTTTTGGCCTCTCGCGTGAGAGACTCGCGCATGTCGCGCCCCGAGCTCGGAGTGAGGAAAAGGGTGCCCAACGAACCGGCAACGACCCCGGCGATGAGGCCGGCGAGAAAGTGGACTGGCTTCATCTCCAAATACCCTACGTTACCAATGTAACACAGC of the Vicinamibacteria bacterium genome contains:
- a CDS encoding YtxH domain-containing protein → MKPVHFLAGLIAGVVAGSLGTLFLTPSSGRDMRESLTREAKRLAVRTTGLHPREWSEIAAEESGRSVLENLERIRAAGL